From the genome of Miscanthus floridulus cultivar M001 chromosome 10, ASM1932011v1, whole genome shotgun sequence, one region includes:
- the LOC136487757 gene encoding uncharacterized protein, whose protein sequence is MLLLLLLLLQQQPLGAAGDDAAVDDLRYRRHRGFRHRNAPQTPTAPVQPVHPPPPPPPYCNDTFAPEESLTESGDVCVPVPSPSPPVPPPRGLRCPPCTCPRPPQPQQPRPFPGWPVPRPLPVPGRGGGSNAGAGYDCVAPLAPLTACGDFVTGNETETPTPTSECCSALAAFLRTSSAAAAAGGGDHMLRCLCPVILGDVNKVLHKPVDPVRMMYLPIACGVILPPQVLYVCFTGRPSPTNFPQSSGTGSDPSP, encoded by the exons atgctgctgctgctgctgctgctgcttcagcagcagccactgggcGCTGCCGGCGATGACGCTGCTGTCGACGACCTGCGCTACCGGCGGCATCGAGGATTCCGGCACCGGAACGCGCCCCAGACACCCACGGCGCCCGTGCAGCCCGTCCACCCGCCGCCCCCACCACCGCCGTACTGCAACGACACGTTCGCCCCCGAAGAGTCTCTCACGGAGAGCGGGGACGTCTGCGTGCCGGTGCCATCGCCGTCTCCGCCAGTGCCGCCTCCCCGCGGCCTGCGATGCCCGCCGTGCACCTGCCCGAGGCCACCGCAGCCGCAGCAGCCGCGCCCGTTCCCCGGCTGGCCCGTGCCACGGCCGTTGCCGGTTCCGGGCAGGGGCGGCGGCAGCAACGCCGGCGCCGGCTACGACTGCGTGGCGCCTCTGGCGCCACTGACGGCCTGCGGTGACTTCGTGACGGGGAACGAGACGGAGACGCCGACGCCCACCAGCGAATGCTGCTCCGCCCTCGCGGCGTTCCTGCGCACGTCCAGCGCCGCGGCGGCTGCCGGAGGAGGGGACCACATGCTACGCTGCCTGTGCCCGGTCATCCTCGGCGACGTGAACAAGGTGTTGCACAAACCCGTTGACCCCGTCCGCATGATGTACCTGCCCATCGCCTGCGGCGTCATCCTCCCGCCGCAGGTTTTGTACGTTTGCTTCA CTGGGCGTCCTTCCCCCACCAACTTCCCACAGAGTTCGGGGACGGGGAGTGACCCATCCCCATAG
- the LOC136486071 gene encoding uncharacterized protein: MLRRPPPPRLLHRPPVSPRRRRGRDERRRAVARFSSSSSPSPSPSRSPPPPRTRGARTRRRSRAAPLPIALAVPLGACAGGWARRGLQRGPLPSRSALTLMLVRALLVGLGEYPSSPCGVEDGARAEMAAGAVEHLTQLLAHHDDKILEYVSSNNCRQLGFWDEVREVWIVTIASYFCTSIATGSQGWRLRASSQLAAPLAPTSGTLQSSSKVQRGRVLQ; the protein is encoded by the exons ATGCTCCGGCGCCCGCCTCCTCCTCGCCTGCTCCATCGACCTCCCGtctcgccccgccgccgccgcggacgcGACGAGCGACGACGTGCCGTcgcccgcttctcctcctcctcctcaccttcTCCCTCGCCCTCCCGTTCTCCACCTCCGCCGCGGACGCGAGGAGCGAGGACGCGCCGGCGAAGCCGCGCCGCCCCGCTACCAATCGCCCTTGCAGTCCCGCTCGGTGCGTGCGCTGGTGGTTGGGCTCGGCGAGGACTGCAGCGAGGGCCCTTGCCGTCGCGCTCTGCCCTCACCCTCATGTTGGTGCGTGCGCTGCTCGTGGGGCTTGGCGAGTATCCGTCATCGCCGTGCGGCGTGGAAGATGGCGCGCGCGCCGAGATGGCCGCCGGCGCTGTGGAACACCTCACTCAGCTTCTCGCGCACCACGACGATAAG ATTTTGGAATACGTTAGCAGCAACAACTGCCGCCAATTGGGATTTTGGGATGAG GTACGCGAGGTCTGGATAGTTACTATAGCGAGTTACTTCTGTACCTCCATAGCAACCGGCAGCCAGGGCTGGCGGCTGCGTGCCTCCAGTCAGCTCGCTGCGCCTCTTGCCCCAACCTCAG GTACCTTGCAGAGTTCAAGTAAGGTGCAGAGAGGAAGGGTGCTGCAGTGA